The sequence below is a genomic window from Coffea arabica cultivar ET-39 chromosome 8e, Coffea Arabica ET-39 HiFi, whole genome shotgun sequence.
GAGAAAAGGAACAGAGGGGGCTTAGCCATTGCTTTCAAAGACAATAATGGCAGCCTTGTCTCTACTTGGGCCATCCCAACAAAAATGAGAACAGATGCTGCCATACTAGAAGCAGAGGTAATCAGGACAGCAACGATAAAGGCTCTGGAGGAACGTTGGACATCTCTCTTTATTCACTCTGACTGTAAAGTCTTAGTGGATAGAATTAATAACAAAGGGACTGGTTCTCTCAATTAGATGTAATGATAGATGATGTTATACATTTGAGTAAATCCTTTTGGCGATGCTCCTTCATATTTATCGGAAAGAAATACAATCACACTCGTCATGGTTCGGCAAAATTTGCCACTAACCTAATAGCTGATAATCGGCGGGAGCTTGTCCTCGTGTGGCATGGGAATGAAGCCCACAATGATGTTTTCGGCTTTGCCAGTGATATGCAAAGGACAGTTTAAAGTGTATCTAGTTCTCCTATATGAAAAATGATGACCTTTTgacaccaaaaaaagaaaaaatcacaaaattcatagGTTATCGGAAATTAATATCTAGCGCAAGCCACGCTAGTgttatactccctccgttccaTATATTTAGTCATGTTTGGGAATATTTGCTTTTAATGCATAGTACACTTCACCAagaagttttttcttttgttccacTTTTGCCCTTAATCATGTGTTAGTCAaagtaaaaagtagaaaacaaaTCCATCACATTTATTTTTATGCATTATTAATGAAAGTCATAGGAGAAGTTTCAGGCCAACAGATCTTCTGCCCTACGCCCTATGTCATTCtctgtcccattttttattacattactatttctcctacataaatatcatgttttaattcttttttgtttctttaagatccaataactattaactgaataatacaaaaaatttaacaaactcgaaaaatcaaaattcataaaaaatcttattttttatgaattttctgttgtattttttaattttctactaTATACATTGCTTTTTTGAagttgttgtatttattttttattcaactaatagttattggatcttaagaaaataaaaaagaactaaaacatgatatttatataggagaaatagcaatataataaaaagtgagacAGAGAATGGCATACGGTGTAAGACAGAAGATTCGTTACGAAATTTCAGAGTATAAAATAGTTAGAAATATTAAAtatgacaaatattttgggacaaaaaaaaGTATAATACTTTCGATGGCACGAATGAAGTACTAAGATCTATTTCAAACCGACAAGATTGGATGAGCAAGCAATAGGTAATTAAGATTGCCCACTGCCAGAGTTTTCAGGTTCAGCGAAGCATCACTTCCTAATTTTTGCTTCTTCCATTTCTAAGATGACCATTCTGCTCCGAATCATACGAGACAAACAGCGATTCGCGGTAAATTTGTTGGCAAGCGCCCAATCATTAAGTgtaatatttttgtttatcaaTCCCAAGACGGTAAAGAATGAAATTACAACGAAGTATACCATAAGAGCAACTACAACGGACATTGAAATTAAAACGGTCATTTTCCGGCTATTTTACAACAGACATTTTAGTTTTCTCCCTATAAGTACACaagacattttttttatttcatctcACAATCTCCTACTCCCTTATTcattgtcttcaacctctttacataattttttaaaatttcagtaTTTTGTCATTATGGATGAGAATTTTAATAATTTCAGAAATATGTTAAATGCTCcaaatatagaaaattcatcctcttcaaaaatcaaaaccaccaaaattttcaaaattacccAAATTTCCCAAATtatccaattccaattccaatgtataatttttagaaaataccaatgttgtaacgaccccacctccccctaaggcgtaccagagggttcggcgggccgcctgcccaactctcgccgggactcagtcgttctttaatcaaatccagaacaaatcacaagaataaatagggcagcaatccaaacttaaagtggaacttatatacattgctatctcaaaagaaagtacaaccatcaaatgtacaaaggttctcacttcaccatacaactagcccgtgccaagcactagggcgagaaccattacaaaagaaacaaaagacctagactaggctagtctatactctcatcctgctcgccgtcccctgttaaggaaaacaaaactaaaggggtgagctaaaagctcagtgaggttccaaacagataatcaaacaatcaaacaatcaattcaatacattaaacatggagtatcaataattcaagaaacatttacaatggaaagcaatagtaacattcattaaaaggatacggctcacaaggagcaattcgttcattcgttcattcgttctcctgacatttccccttattcctccaatcatttgaaaatgcatttttcgtttatcaataaaccctcgttcgttcgttcgttcgttcattcattcattcacccccgtcctggccgttggccagtctccaccaacctacagggtaatactcgagtataccaaacgttcacccaagtccctaatcgcccgaccgagtccgcttctggctcgagacgaccggtaacaaggggcaatggccagttcagcccaaaagtcttacattcatgcgcaagtaacatttcaattattaaatccttgaaaattgcacagttatttaggtcgagtgcgataaagtacacactcgcctagaaagctcgttttggaaatcattaaaagcaattaacacattagcaaatgataacaacaagccataaagtcaaataaggaacactcacctagatatgcaaaataacgtgcaaaatatccttccggatattacccttagtcaccaatgaaacctaaagttgaacaagagaacatattacagtttatcgagcaaaacatttaagggaaacaaagaaacccgactaattaggagtaaaacgtgtaaagatgactttcaagtaagaagagggttgtttgaaccccaggatgaaaaatcatgttttaaaatggaaaaccggtcatggtattggccaaccaaaagtatacaagttcaaatagaaacctagccctcgagcgaaaatttgggcagcacgccctttgtgtttacctaattttccagccattttggcttcattattttttctcaaccacaacccaacatcacacataagcaattcaagtcaagagccgttccataggctcacaatatcataagaataagaattacaacaatcacaagtgcagaaattcaacttagcacaagacagatttgacgtacgaatgcggaaataacatatctgaagctacgcttatcgaattgaGACGAAaactatgccgtttcgaagctaagacacagagctacaacattcatgaagatcacttagtccagttcctaatgtaacttagtcaaattctcaaattactaaaccagaaaccaattcgtcggctgtttcaacgcagaacactgtaatggacatatctcagagtacacaagtccaaatcaggtgttcttagaggcatttgaaagctatttcagaatactacaactttcatgttttgccaaaaagctaaatcagaatggatcctagtcgaaaaacgtgataaactggacttaactgatcacacgaactgcttgggaaatacttaaaacagtaagggtattttggacttttcacgtcctacgttactccgattgagctgaaattttgtaggcacctataaaataccattctctacaactttccttctttgacctaaggccaaatcagcctctaacatacagatacaaattcggacagaaagttgggaaaaattttccagattctgaaattttttgtaaccaatggaactttctcaattttcttgttctaatcactaccaaaacaccttatacaaccttaattgcaacatacaagcatcatacaacaaattgggcaggaattcctcaagccctagttcatcctataaaagggaaaaacctccaaattcatcacacccacttgcataatcatgaaatcaagccaaaacttaagctaaaaacacatcttaaagcaagattcaaagcaacaaagatcatgatcaaatgttggtacctcaaaagcaaggcttggtagagtgatccttcaccccctttgattttttcttggttcctcaagcttcccaactcacacttagtactttaatcggtttactttgtttgatttctcacttagttgttggattgaagaagaaatggagaagtttttctcttgtttttcctctctctctctctcggctccttAGCAGAAAAATGGAGGAAGATGGAGCTTGATTTGTCTTATAAGGGAGTAAGAAGATTAAGGCTAATTGTGACCACAAATTTTtccaacacttggactaatcttgaccacaaaatttttctctttctttccttgcctttGAGCCACAATTTCTATCAAGATATAAtcatgagggggaagatattttgctcaattagtaatgagcttgtatggtaagaaaaatggtggtcaagtggtgcgttcaatcggtagcgcGCGGGACcagccggttcgcgccgtttttcttaaaactcacgtactagtaTTTTTACTTCCCAATCACAatctttatatcattgctactagtcacatattatttctcacttaaaatcACTTTTAAttcccaaatttaatccttactctgtaccgaaaattcatccggcgaaaaatcgcgaaaaccctaattttgctccaaacttgaaaccgaagcgtaaaaccctattttctaggtttacttacacttattgtgaaacaattgggtagtgggctttgataaataataattttcaaataaaagggtatttttgagaaaaatacaagaaatttgcgagtcctcacaaatgTATTATTTTTCAgagacaaaaaatatatattattaaaaGTCACAAATTAATAATACTATCTTTTAGCaaatacaaaatttaaaaagtaaaaaattctAATGAaactaaataatttatttttaaattattaaaatacATATTTGATATGCTTGTGAACTATGTTATTATTCTATATGGAGTGTAATCTATTgtgaataaaaatataataaaaaaggaGATAATGAAATACTTACGTGGCATGCGAATTCCACTCACCCATTCTAGTGGATTACATTATGTGGGATTAAACTCCACTCTCTGTGGATAAGGAATTGTTGAGGCGACACCACAACATCCCATTATCGACAAGTTTTGTATATGTGATATTGTTGGATTCAACAAATCCTGCCTTGCTGATATCCATCCACTTTACTTTTCCATGGAAGAAACGCCAATATTCCGTCCTTCATCCTCAACCAAAGTTGTAGAGGATATGGATGAATTTCAAGAATTGCTACAAACAATTCCTAAAGTAAACTGGGATGGCCGGTGGCTATACTACTACAACAATTTTTGGTGTCCAGAAAGAGTGCTTAAATCCACAATTTTCTTTCAAAGAAACTTCAAAGCTAAGGATTCCGACATTATCTTAGCATCCATCCCTAAATCAGGCACCACTTGGCTAAAATCACTAAGCTTTACCATCATCAACCGCAAGAAGTGCACAATACCAGAGAGCCCTCTCCTCATCACCAATCCTCATGATCTTGTAAGATCCATGGAGTATGGTTTATTTCTGAATAGCGAAAATCCTGATCTTGAGGCCTTCTCATGTCCAAGAATTTTCTCAACACATCTGCCCTACCATGCCCTACCTCAATCGATTTTGAATGCCAAATGTCGCATAATTTATATATGCAGAAACCCTTTGGATCAGTTCATTTCTCTCCGGCactttttgcttgaaaatagtGGTGAAGATCAGCAAAAAGCACTTCCTATTGATGAAGCttttgaattattttgcaaaGGTTTATACCCTTTTGGTCCCGTTTGGGATCATGCTGAGGGGTACTGGAATGCAAGCCTAAATGATGTTCAAAAGGTGGTGTTTCTCAAGTACGAGGATCTCAAAATAGATGCAACTTCTCACGTGAAGATGCTAGCAGAGTTCTTGCGATTTCCTTTTTCTCCAGAGGAAGTTGAAAATGGTGTAGTCGAAGAAATAGTTAAGCTTTGTAGCTTAGAGAATCTCAAGAATATGGAGGTGAACAAGAATGGTGTTGTTGTTAAATCTCCAACTGCTAAGTTTAAAGCTGGTTCCTATTTCAGAAAGGGAGAAGTTGGAGATTGGAAAAATTTTCTCAATAATTCCATGGCAGAACGTTACAAGAAGATTATGGAAGAAAAGTTGGGAAAATCTGGTTTGGCATTTGAACTGTTATGAATGTTGAGCATCCCATGGatgtattattttttacttcttttctttttggttcaaTGCATTTGGTCAAATCCTCCTTCGAGACCGACACATGAAGCCTTATTTGTGTTTGAATGCCTTGGATCATTTTATTTGTTCTGTCATTTTGTCTTGATGACAAACATAACCATTTCAAGTGTGGAGAATTTTAAAGTGATTTGAGAAGTATTCTCATCATTGTTCACAGGGTTAATAGCATTAAACTCCGTcaacttttttctttccttttggcaAAACTCCGTATGCAGAGAGAGGATAACCAActttaaattttacaaaaataactaaaaatgaTAACGGGGCACAGACATGATGACCTTCATTGTAAGAGTAAATGAGggtaaaatatctcaaataaggTATGTTAAGACCATTTAAAGTTAGAAGACCCTGAATCAATTTCAGAAGGCCTTAGCTGGGATAAAGATCCGACTTGGGACCATAAttctatttataaataaattttttattatcttttgAGTTTCTatagaaataaaaattaattttaaaccTCTACACATTAAAGGTTCATATCCTTTTAGTTTAATGGCTACTTAATCAGTGTTGAAGAGGACCCGATTTAGTGGTCAAACTTTTAGTTTCAAGATTTAGAGATTTTGTATTCAAATTCATTTCTCTCCTTccggtttcttaaatctcactcCTCTCTCGCTaaaaacaatttaaaaaatataacaactACTCAATCAGCTATAAAATAGGCCATCGATCTAATTTCAAACCATTATGATACAAATTTCGTGACTTTGTTTTAAGACAACTCAAATATTGACTTCTATCTACGAATATAAAAAGATTTACTACTTTCTTGTTGTATCATAAATGAAAAGCAGACTGGGCCGACAGGTTTCCAATAATTTACAAAGGACGGGTCCCAAAATTCAGGTTGAAGCACAATAATTTAGGATGGACCTGTCCCAAAATTCTAGGGAAGATCGGGTTGTTTGGATatcattttatttgtaaaaatatattaatatatcattacatcataaatatattttttaattaatttttttatctttctaattttttttttacatgcaatgcatcaaaaaaaaatattacaatatatttttttgaatatttatttcaaataatttcctatccaaacacattcAATAATTTTGGATGTATCTGAAAGCACAATAATTTATGATGAACTGGTCCCACCATCTTGTGGAAGTACAATAATTGTTCCTGGTGGCACGATCGACTCTCACTCTTTGCTCTTCTCGGTCTATATAAGAACTTTAGGTTTAAGCCCAGGCGATTTAAAATCATCGGCAAACTTCTGGAAGACAAGGAATCATGGCAATCAACAAGATTGGTGCATTGGCTATTCTTTTTTGTGGTACGtacaattttattcttttgtatatgAGTTAAACCTGTTGGGgcaattttaaaatataaaaagacaACTATTCATCCCATCTATTTAAATACATAAAAAAATCAAGCATCGAGATTTGTTTGGTTTTCACACGATTTGAAATGATTTTGGTACTGAATACCAAAATGAGTTATGCTTCTGGGAGCAAACGTGGAAGTCATGGCTGTCAGGCCCGGGCCTGTCAGGCCTTGTCCACTGGTTTGCACATTGGTCGCGTACGTGACCTGTGATGGAGAGAAGAAGTACCGAGGCTGCACCAATTGTTGCTTCGACGAGGGCTGCACACTTCACTTTGAAGATGGAACCTCCCAATATTGCACTTGGCCGCCTAAGCAACAATGGGGGCTTGCTAGTATCATGCTCAACCAGCACTAATTAATATGCCCTTCTTAGCTTGTATTTCGGTTCCACTTACACGAGGGTGGTCCGAATATAACTATGTACTCTATCAGTGATTCATGGGATAGTGAATCACGTTCAATAAAATGGAAGGATATAAATGAGTACTTTTCTTACAAGAAACAACTTGCTATACATAACCAAATTCATGATACGTCGCTCGGAATGATTAATTACATCTCGAAAAATTGTACGTAATTCTCCCAAAAATACAAGgaaaggagaaagagagagagatagagacgAGTGCTTAAAGTGGATCCACTGCTTCTCCAATTGATATAATTCTTACAACATATATTGTAAACTAACATAATTCCAATTGATAATTGAAATTTGTCTACTCATAAAAATAAATTAGAGCAAAATTCATGATTAAAATTGGATAAAACTCAACTTAAGAAATCCATGTTGGATAAAAGTTTCAAGAACTTAACGATTCTTTCATTTTACTCCATCCACCAACTGCTTGTGCATCATTTGTTCAGTATTAACCAGAGAAACATTATGGAGCCATTAGAGGATAGCCGTCATCGATAATGTTCATATATATCTCCATGAGATCAACATTCTAATCTCTTGACCTGGGCACTAATTACTCAAAAATCAACCCCAACTAATGCAGGTCACATTTTTCTCATTTCCTCCTTGCCACTTTGACCCATTCTCCAAGACAACAAGAAGTATCCCTTcatattggatttttttttttcgaaagaaaatcaaataacaTTTTTGGCACTACTGAGAttttacttgattttgactctAAATTAACATTAGAAGAATATAAGGAAGAAAATTAGCTTTATTCACCATATAGAAGGATTTC
It includes:
- the LOC113704691 gene encoding cytosolic sulfotransferase 15-like, which produces MEETPIFRPSSSTKVVEDMDEFQELLQTIPKVNWDGRWLYYYNNFWCPERVLKSTIFFQRNFKAKDSDIILASIPKSGTTWLKSLSFTIINRKKCTIPESPLLITNPHDLVRSMEYGLFLNSENPDLEAFSCPRIFSTHLPYHALPQSILNAKCRIIYICRNPLDQFISLRHFLLENSGEDQQKALPIDEAFELFCKGLYPFGPVWDHAEGYWNASLNDVQKVVFLKYEDLKIDATSHVKMLAEFLRFPFSPEEVENGVVEEIVKLCSLENLKNMEVNKNGVVVKSPTAKFKAGSYFRKGEVGDWKNFLNNSMAERYKKIMEEKLGKSGLAFELL